A single genomic interval of Microbacterium sp. LWO14-1.2 harbors:
- a CDS encoding phosphatidate cytidylyltransferase, producing the protein MSDDPIGEGPETPQTRRDARDPAFAADGAPLGDSAFPGFDADSIPPRPPLPAEPVAAEPVAVEPPVVVAPTLATADHNAIREQWRAARDEFGTHVSHARDQIDQANERIKERTGRDLVLAILIGLAFGVALLASLLFIKILFVPFALAAALLGVYELSLALRGSGRRIDLIPQFIAAGCLVLSAYFLDLWLVWVTLFLAVAYVVVWRLMAQMVAKDGRTYGDVLSDAVIGGFVQIYVPFLAAVALILLGQEGGEWWVLSFIVIAVVADTGAYAAGLAFGRHPMAPRISPKKTWEGFGGAVVGSIAAGVLLAIYLLHLPWWIGVIFGASILLSATLGDLGESMLKRDLGIKDMSSWLPGHGGLLDRLDSILPSTIPALCLYFLFSSWTVL; encoded by the coding sequence ATGTCCGACGATCCCATCGGCGAAGGACCCGAGACGCCGCAGACGCGCCGCGATGCGCGCGATCCGGCGTTCGCTGCGGACGGAGCCCCGCTGGGCGATTCCGCATTCCCGGGGTTCGACGCCGACAGCATTCCTCCGCGCCCGCCGCTCCCCGCGGAGCCGGTAGCGGCCGAGCCTGTCGCGGTGGAGCCGCCGGTCGTGGTGGCGCCGACGTTGGCGACCGCCGACCACAACGCGATCCGCGAGCAGTGGCGCGCAGCGCGCGACGAGTTCGGGACCCACGTCTCTCACGCTCGTGACCAGATCGACCAGGCCAACGAGCGCATCAAGGAGCGCACGGGGCGAGACCTGGTGCTGGCGATCCTGATCGGCCTCGCTTTCGGCGTTGCGCTCCTCGCCTCGCTGCTCTTCATCAAGATCCTCTTCGTGCCGTTCGCTCTGGCAGCGGCACTGCTGGGTGTCTACGAGCTCTCGCTCGCGCTGCGTGGCTCGGGCCGCCGCATCGACCTGATTCCGCAGTTCATCGCGGCGGGCTGCCTCGTCCTCTCCGCCTACTTCCTCGACCTCTGGCTCGTCTGGGTGACCCTGTTCCTGGCCGTCGCGTACGTCGTGGTGTGGCGCCTCATGGCCCAGATGGTCGCGAAGGACGGTCGGACGTACGGCGATGTGCTCTCGGATGCCGTCATCGGCGGATTCGTGCAGATCTACGTGCCTTTCCTCGCCGCTGTCGCTCTCATCCTCCTCGGTCAGGAGGGGGGTGAATGGTGGGTGCTGAGCTTCATCGTGATCGCCGTCGTGGCCGACACCGGCGCGTATGCCGCCGGTCTCGCGTTCGGACGGCACCCGATGGCTCCGCGCATCAGCCCGAAGAAGACGTGGGAGGGCTTCGGTGGTGCGGTGGTCGGCTCCATCGCGGCCGGTGTGCTGCTCGCGATCTACCTCCTCCACCTGCCGTGGTGGATCGGGGTGATCTTCGGTGCGTCCATCCTCCTGTCCGCGACCCTCGGCGATCTCGGCGAATCCATGCTGAAGCGCGACCTCGGGATCAAGGACATGAGTTCGTGGCTGCCCGGCCACGGCGGCCTGCTCGACCGACTCGACAGCATCCTCCCGTCGACGATCCCCGCTCTCTGCCTCTACTTCCTCTTCTCCTCCTGGACGGTGCTGTGA
- the frr gene encoding ribosome recycling factor, which yields MIADVLAETTSRMARAVEAAKEDFSTVRTGRANPQLFQKLLVDYYGTPTPLAQLASLANQEARTLIITPYDKSALKAIEQAVRDMPNLGANPTNDGNLVRVTMPELTAERRKEYVKLVKSKAEDAKVHVRGIRRKSKDELDALKSELGEDEIARGEKELDVLTRQHVDLIDDALKRKEAELLEV from the coding sequence GTGATCGCGGACGTCCTCGCTGAAACCACCTCTCGCATGGCGCGGGCGGTCGAAGCCGCCAAGGAGGACTTCTCCACGGTGCGCACCGGCCGGGCGAACCCGCAGCTCTTCCAGAAGCTCCTGGTCGACTACTACGGCACGCCGACCCCGCTCGCGCAGCTCGCCTCCCTGGCCAACCAGGAGGCTCGCACCCTCATCATCACCCCGTACGACAAGTCGGCGCTCAAGGCGATCGAGCAGGCTGTCCGCGACATGCCGAACCTCGGTGCGAATCCCACGAACGACGGCAACCTCGTGCGCGTCACCATGCCCGAGCTCACGGCCGAGCGTCGCAAGGAGTACGTCAAGCTCGTGAAGTCGAAGGCGGAGGACGCGAAGGTCCACGTCCGCGGCATCCGTCGCAAGTCCAAGGACGAGCTCGACGCTCTCAAGAGCGAGCTCGGCGAGGACGAGATCGCTCGCGGCGAGAAGGAACTCGACGTCCTCACGCGCCAGCACGTCGACCTCATCGACGACGCTCTCAAGCGCAAAGAGGCCGAACTCCTCGAGGTGTAG
- the pyrH gene encoding UMP kinase, which translates to MTERTGRRRVLLKLSGEAFGAGQLGVNPDVVSQIARDIAAAVDRVEIAIVVGGGNFFRGAELSQRGMDRGRADYMGMLGTVMNALALQDFLEQAGAPTRVQSAISMTQVAEPYIPRRAERHMEKGRVVIFGAGAGLPYFSTDTVAAQRALEIGAKEVLVAKNGVDAIYTADPNKHADAERIDRVTYRDALQRGLKVVDSTAFSLCMDNNMDMRVFGMEPAGNVTKALLGEPIGTLVTA; encoded by the coding sequence ATGACCGAACGCACCGGACGCCGCCGCGTCCTGCTCAAGCTCTCCGGAGAGGCGTTCGGCGCCGGACAGCTCGGCGTCAACCCCGACGTCGTCAGCCAGATCGCGCGCGACATCGCCGCAGCCGTCGATCGCGTGGAGATCGCCATCGTCGTGGGCGGCGGCAACTTCTTCCGCGGGGCCGAGCTGAGCCAGCGCGGCATGGACCGCGGACGCGCGGACTACATGGGAATGCTCGGCACCGTGATGAACGCTCTGGCCCTGCAGGACTTCCTCGAGCAGGCGGGCGCCCCGACGCGCGTGCAGTCCGCCATCTCGATGACCCAGGTCGCCGAGCCCTACATCCCGCGCCGCGCGGAGCGCCACATGGAGAAGGGTCGCGTCGTCATCTTCGGCGCCGGCGCCGGACTCCCGTACTTCTCCACCGACACGGTCGCGGCGCAGCGCGCCCTCGAGATCGGGGCGAAGGAGGTGCTGGTCGCCAAGAACGGCGTCGACGCCATCTACACCGCAGATCCCAACAAGCACGCGGATGCCGAGCGCATCGACCGCGTCACCTACCGCGACGCCCTGCAGCGCGGCCTCAAGGTCGTCGACTCCACGGCTTTCAGCCTCTGCATGGACAACAACATGGACATGCGCGTATTCGGCATGGAGCCGGCAGGCAACGTGACGAAGGCGCTGCTCGGCGAACCGATCGGGACACTCGTCACCGCGTGA
- the tsf gene encoding translation elongation factor Ts gives MANFTIADLKALREQLGTGMVDTKKALEEADGDVEKATEILRLKGAKGNAKRADRSTSEGLVVAREQDGAVTLIELACETDFVAKNERFIALADKVADAVAAVKADSVEAALAAPAGDKNVETVISEEAAIIGEKVELRQVRTVTGDKVEVYLHRTSKDLPPQIGVVVAYSGDDAETARSIAQHISFANPSYLSREDVPAEAVEKEREIVTEISRNEGKPEAALPKIVEGRVSAFIKQVALLEQDYAKDNKLSVAQVAKDAGITVTDFARFKVGA, from the coding sequence ATGGCCAACTTCACCATCGCCGACCTCAAGGCGCTGCGTGAGCAGCTCGGCACGGGAATGGTCGACACCAAGAAGGCGCTCGAGGAGGCTGACGGCGACGTCGAGAAGGCCACCGAGATCCTGCGCCTGAAGGGTGCGAAGGGCAACGCCAAGCGCGCCGACCGTTCCACCAGCGAGGGCCTCGTCGTCGCTCGCGAGCAGGACGGCGCCGTGACGCTGATCGAGCTCGCCTGCGAGACCGACTTCGTCGCGAAGAACGAGCGCTTCATCGCGCTGGCCGACAAGGTCGCTGACGCTGTCGCCGCCGTCAAGGCGGACTCGGTCGAGGCTGCGCTTGCCGCTCCCGCGGGCGACAAGAACGTCGAGACGGTCATCTCGGAAGAGGCCGCGATCATCGGGGAGAAGGTCGAGCTGCGTCAGGTCCGCACCGTGACCGGCGACAAGGTCGAGGTCTACCTGCACCGCACGAGCAAGGACCTCCCGCCGCAGATCGGCGTCGTCGTCGCCTACTCGGGTGACGATGCGGAGACCGCTCGCAGCATCGCTCAGCACATCTCGTTCGCCAACCCGTCGTACCTCTCCCGCGAGGACGTTCCGGCGGAGGCCGTCGAGAAGGAGCGCGAGATCGTCACCGAGATCTCCCGCAACGAGGGCAAGCCGGAAGCGGCTCTGCCCAAGATCGTCGAGGGCCGCGTCTCCGCGTTCATCAAGCAGGTCGCACTGCTCGAGCAGGACTACGCGAAGGACAACAAGCTCTCCGTCGCCCAGGTGGCGAAGGACGCCGGTATCACCGTGACGGACTTCGCGCGCTTCAAGGTCGGCGCGTAG
- the rpsB gene encoding 30S ribosomal protein S2 — protein sequence MAVVTIRQLLDSGVHFGHQTRRWNPKVKRFILTERSGIHIIDLQQSLGYIDKAYDFVKETVAHGGTILFVGTKKQAQEILAEQATRVGQPFVNQRWLGGLLTNFSTIAKRLARMKELEELDYENPAASGFTKKELLLKKRELDKLHKSLGGIRNLTKTPSALWVVDAKREHLAIDEAKKLGIPVIGILDTNADPDDFQYPIPGNDDAIRSVSLLTRIIADAAAEGLQQKHNPESGDAEPLAEWEKELLATPAEEVTEAETAETPADAAGAEAHDEAIADAAGEETSEVAAAEAADAK from the coding sequence ATGGCTGTGGTCACCATCCGCCAGCTGCTCGACAGCGGCGTGCACTTCGGACACCAGACCCGTCGGTGGAACCCGAAGGTGAAGCGCTTCATCCTGACCGAGCGCAGCGGTATCCACATCATCGACCTGCAGCAGTCGCTGGGCTACATCGACAAGGCCTACGACTTCGTCAAGGAGACGGTCGCCCACGGTGGCACCATCCTCTTCGTCGGCACGAAGAAGCAGGCTCAGGAGATCCTCGCGGAGCAGGCGACCCGTGTCGGCCAGCCCTTCGTGAACCAGCGCTGGCTCGGCGGCCTCCTCACCAACTTCTCCACCATCGCGAAGCGTCTCGCTCGCATGAAGGAGCTCGAGGAGCTCGACTACGAGAACCCCGCCGCATCGGGCTTCACCAAGAAGGAGCTGCTCCTCAAGAAGCGCGAGCTCGACAAGCTGCACAAGTCGCTCGGCGGTATCCGCAACCTCACCAAGACGCCGTCCGCCCTGTGGGTCGTCGACGCCAAGCGCGAGCACCTGGCGATCGATGAGGCCAAGAAGCTCGGCATCCCGGTCATCGGCATCCTCGACACGAACGCCGACCCCGACGACTTCCAGTACCCGATCCCGGGCAACGACGACGCGATCCGCTCCGTCTCGCTGCTGACGCGCATCATCGCCGACGCCGCGGCCGAGGGCCTGCAGCAGAAGCACAACCCCGAGTCGGGCGACGCCGAGCCGCTGGCCGAGTGGGAGAAGGAGCTCCTCGCGACCCCCGCCGAGGAGGTCACCGAGGCTGAGACCGCCGAGACGCCCGCCGACGCCGCAGGCGCCGAGGCCCACGACGAGGCGATCGCTGACGCTGCCGGTGAGGAGACCTCCGAGGTCGCCGCCGCCGAGGCAGCTGACGCCAAGTAA
- a CDS encoding M23 family metallopeptidase produces MRHRLALAVLLVMALLLLFQPGRAVGDGATPPDRGDYPRWQWPVEAPQEVVEPYRAPVHRYGAGHRGVDVRAEVGAAVRAPADGVVAFRGVVVDRPVLTLEHAGELVSSYEPLASDLAPGTAVSVGDVIGTVAVGGHAAAGTLHVGVRVRGEYVNPMLLFGDVPRAVLLPCCHDG; encoded by the coding sequence ATGAGACACCGACTGGCACTCGCGGTACTGCTCGTGATGGCGCTGCTTCTGCTCTTCCAGCCGGGTCGGGCCGTCGGCGACGGCGCGACCCCGCCCGACCGGGGCGACTACCCGAGATGGCAGTGGCCCGTCGAGGCACCGCAGGAGGTGGTGGAGCCGTATCGAGCTCCCGTCCATCGATACGGGGCGGGGCATCGCGGCGTCGACGTTCGCGCGGAGGTCGGCGCCGCCGTGCGCGCTCCCGCCGACGGCGTCGTCGCCTTCCGCGGGGTCGTCGTCGACCGCCCCGTGCTGACGCTCGAGCACGCCGGTGAGCTCGTGTCGTCGTACGAGCCGCTGGCATCCGACCTCGCCCCCGGGACGGCGGTCTCGGTCGGCGACGTCATCGGAACGGTCGCGGTCGGCGGTCACGCGGCCGCAGGCACGCTCCATGTGGGCGTCCGCGTTCGCGGCGAGTACGTCAACCCGATGCTGCTGTTCGGCGACGTGCCGCGCGCAGTGCTCCTGCCCTGCTGCCACGACGGATGA
- a CDS encoding tyrosine recombinase produces MELSTATSAFVDHLDRVRRLSPATVRAYRSDLRDLSATVGEVAVEQVTLEDLRDWLWAATQRGDARSTLARRTAAVRSFFAWAQDEELIAHDPSLRLVAPKRGRTLPTVASKDSMTALLDAQRAAASSGDPAALRDHAILELLYGAGIRVSELCGLDIDDVDLDRGTARVLGKGAKERVVPFGTPARDAIGAFLIRGRPPLAARAAVTSPALFLGVRGGRVGPRAVYTLVAQVLAPLVGAETVGPHALRHTAATHLLDGGADLRAVQEILGHASLGTTQIYTHVSSERLAATYRLAHPRA; encoded by the coding sequence ATGGAGCTCAGCACGGCCACGTCGGCGTTCGTCGACCACCTCGACCGGGTGCGTCGTCTGTCTCCCGCGACCGTCAGGGCGTACCGCTCCGACCTCCGTGATCTCTCCGCGACGGTCGGCGAGGTCGCGGTCGAGCAGGTGACCCTGGAAGACCTGCGCGACTGGCTGTGGGCCGCGACGCAGCGGGGTGACGCGCGCTCGACTCTCGCCAGGCGAACCGCTGCGGTCAGGTCCTTCTTCGCCTGGGCGCAGGACGAGGAACTCATCGCGCACGACCCGAGCCTGCGCCTCGTCGCCCCGAAACGGGGACGCACCCTGCCGACCGTGGCATCGAAGGACTCGATGACAGCGCTCCTCGACGCCCAGAGAGCGGCAGCATCGAGCGGTGACCCCGCAGCCCTTCGCGACCACGCGATCCTCGAGCTCCTGTACGGTGCCGGCATCCGCGTCTCGGAGCTCTGCGGTCTCGACATCGACGACGTGGATCTCGACCGCGGCACCGCCCGCGTGCTCGGCAAGGGCGCGAAGGAACGTGTCGTGCCCTTCGGCACACCCGCTCGCGACGCCATCGGTGCATTCCTCATCCGCGGACGTCCGCCGCTCGCGGCCCGAGCGGCAGTGACTTCGCCGGCGCTCTTCCTCGGAGTGCGCGGAGGCCGTGTGGGACCTCGGGCGGTCTACACCCTGGTGGCCCAGGTCCTCGCGCCGCTCGTCGGAGCAGAGACCGTCGGACCGCACGCTCTGCGCCACACGGCGGCGACCCATCTGCTCGACGGGGGTGCCGATCTGCGCGCCGTGCAGGAGATCCTCGGTCACGCGAGTCTCGGCACGACCCAGATCTACACCCACGTCTCGTCGGAACGACTGGCTGCGACGTACCGCCTGGCTCATCCGCGCGCCTGA
- the dprA gene encoding DNA-processing protein DprA — protein MIGELLGDASILEGLAVLRDSSASATRDAREEIVARVAWSVVAEPGDGVAGALVAAMGAASAWRTVIDGGTGIGLLAPDNGARELRDGIARWRPRVSVARVGSALRDAAQLGARLLLPGDEEWPEPLDDLDAHAPLVLWTRGDVSALRADERVGIVGARAATAYGEHVAGEIAGDLAAAGASVISGGAYGIDGAAHRAALGVGGATVAFLAGGVDRAYPQGHRDLFRRIVGTGAVVSEIPCGTPPTKWRFLSRNRLIAALSDATVVVEAGWRSGSLNTAGHAAALGRPLGAVPGPVTSPASAGCHRLLREYDARCVTTAEEVRELWRPSTDAASKASRESPERTRLLDAISARTAWDADELARRSGIAPTSVRSLLGMLELEGLVQRTERGWRRRGADERRG, from the coding sequence ATGATCGGGGAGCTCCTCGGCGATGCATCGATTCTCGAGGGCCTTGCGGTCCTCCGGGACTCGTCTGCATCGGCCACCAGGGACGCGCGCGAGGAGATCGTCGCGCGCGTCGCATGGTCTGTCGTCGCGGAGCCGGGAGACGGAGTCGCCGGCGCGCTCGTAGCCGCGATGGGCGCGGCGTCTGCATGGCGGACCGTGATCGACGGAGGCACGGGCATCGGGCTCCTGGCGCCAGACAACGGCGCACGCGAGCTCCGCGACGGGATCGCGCGCTGGCGGCCACGCGTCTCGGTCGCCCGGGTCGGGTCCGCTCTTCGCGATGCCGCCCAGCTCGGAGCGCGGCTTCTGCTTCCGGGAGACGAGGAGTGGCCGGAACCCCTCGACGACCTGGATGCACATGCGCCCCTCGTGCTCTGGACCAGGGGAGACGTCTCCGCGCTGCGCGCGGACGAGCGGGTCGGGATCGTCGGCGCGCGTGCGGCCACGGCGTACGGCGAGCACGTGGCCGGTGAGATCGCCGGTGACCTCGCTGCGGCCGGAGCGTCCGTGATCTCCGGCGGCGCGTACGGCATCGATGGTGCAGCACATCGCGCGGCCCTCGGCGTCGGCGGCGCGACCGTCGCGTTCCTCGCGGGCGGCGTCGATCGCGCGTACCCGCAGGGGCACCGAGACCTCTTCCGACGCATCGTCGGCACGGGGGCTGTCGTGAGCGAAATCCCCTGCGGGACGCCGCCGACGAAGTGGCGCTTCCTGTCTCGAAACCGGCTGATAGCGGCGCTGAGCGATGCGACGGTGGTCGTCGAGGCCGGCTGGCGGAGCGGGTCGCTGAACACAGCGGGTCATGCCGCCGCGCTCGGGCGCCCGCTGGGCGCCGTGCCGGGACCCGTCACATCCCCGGCCTCGGCGGGGTGCCATCGACTGCTCCGTGAATACGACGCGCGCTGCGTGACGACCGCAGAGGAGGTACGAGAGCTGTGGCGTCCGTCCACGGATGCCGCGTCGAAGGCATCCCGCGAGTCGCCGGAGCGGACCAGGCTCCTCGATGCTATAAGCGCGAGAACCGCCTGGGATGCTGACGAGCTCGCCCGTCGGAGCGGCATCGCCCCGACGTCGGTGCGATCACTCCTCGGCATGCTCGAGCTGGAAGGCCTCGTGCAACGGACCGAGCGGGGATGGAGGCGGCGCGGCGCGGACGAACGGCGGGGCTGA
- a CDS encoding YifB family Mg chelatase-like AAA ATPase → MTVARTWAVALTGVDGHLVEVEADLSNQTPDFRIIGLPDKSLGEAVQRVHNACKNSGLDLPRRRLTINLSPASLPKQGSSFDLSVAVCALAAGGALDVRSIRRSVHIGELGLDGRLRPVPGVLPAVLAAARAGFDRVVVPSANHSEAALVPGVEVRAAVCLAEVASWYGADVAVPDLEPVERRPLEPADTGSPDLADIVGQHDAVEALIVAAAGGHHMLLSGPPGAGKTMLATRLPGILPPLTDEEALDVASIRSLCGENVRALDAVAPLEAPHHSASVAALVGGGSRSARPGAIVRAHRGVLFLDEAAEFSRAALDALRQPLESGTIEIGRSGFTARFPARFQLVMAMNPCPCGHYGVRGAECVCPSAAIRRYATRLSGPLRDRVDIELQIARVAPARAVSGAPPLTNSRDAGARVVSARARAADRWRGTPWTRNADVPGTRLRQIDVRIPADARTPLDRALERGLLTLRGYDRVLRLAWTMADLADLDRPGLEQVGRALYLKRGSAA, encoded by the coding sequence GTGACCGTCGCCCGCACCTGGGCCGTCGCTCTCACGGGCGTCGACGGGCACCTCGTCGAGGTCGAGGCCGATCTGTCGAATCAGACGCCGGACTTCCGCATCATCGGTCTGCCCGACAAATCGCTCGGAGAGGCGGTCCAGCGGGTGCACAACGCCTGCAAGAACTCAGGTCTCGACCTTCCCCGTCGGAGGCTGACGATAAACCTCTCGCCGGCGAGTCTGCCGAAGCAGGGATCGTCCTTCGATCTGAGTGTGGCGGTCTGCGCTCTCGCAGCCGGCGGCGCGCTCGACGTCCGGTCCATCCGCCGGAGCGTGCACATCGGCGAGCTCGGCCTCGACGGTCGACTGCGCCCCGTTCCCGGAGTCCTCCCCGCCGTCCTCGCCGCCGCACGCGCCGGATTCGATCGCGTCGTCGTTCCCTCGGCCAATCACAGCGAGGCCGCCCTCGTGCCCGGTGTGGAGGTACGCGCAGCCGTGTGTCTCGCGGAGGTCGCCTCGTGGTACGGAGCCGACGTCGCGGTTCCCGACCTCGAACCCGTGGAGCGTCGTCCGCTCGAGCCCGCGGACACGGGGTCGCCCGATCTCGCCGACATCGTCGGGCAGCACGACGCCGTCGAGGCACTCATCGTCGCGGCCGCCGGCGGCCACCACATGCTCCTCAGCGGACCCCCGGGTGCGGGAAAGACAATGCTGGCGACGCGCCTTCCCGGCATACTCCCGCCGCTCACCGACGAGGAGGCGCTGGACGTCGCGTCGATCAGATCACTGTGCGGGGAGAACGTGCGCGCCCTCGACGCGGTGGCTCCGCTCGAGGCGCCGCATCACAGCGCGTCGGTCGCCGCTCTCGTCGGCGGAGGTTCGCGGTCAGCGCGCCCCGGCGCCATCGTCCGCGCGCATCGTGGTGTGCTGTTCCTCGACGAGGCGGCGGAGTTCTCACGCGCCGCGCTCGACGCGCTTCGCCAGCCGCTCGAGTCGGGAACCATCGAGATCGGCCGGTCAGGCTTCACCGCACGCTTCCCGGCGCGATTCCAGCTGGTGATGGCGATGAATCCGTGCCCGTGCGGCCACTACGGGGTTCGGGGCGCCGAATGCGTCTGCCCGTCCGCGGCGATCCGCCGCTACGCGACACGACTGTCCGGACCCCTGCGCGACCGCGTCGACATCGAGCTGCAGATCGCGCGCGTCGCGCCCGCGCGCGCGGTGTCCGGGGCGCCGCCGCTGACGAACAGTCGGGACGCCGGCGCACGAGTCGTGAGCGCTCGTGCCCGCGCCGCGGATCGATGGCGGGGGACTCCCTGGACGAGGAACGCCGACGTGCCGGGAACTCGGCTGCGTCAGATCGATGTGCGGATCCCGGCGGATGCGCGGACGCCTCTGGACCGGGCTCTCGAGCGGGGGCTGCTCACGCTGCGAGGGTACGACCGTGTGCTCCGGCTCGCGTGGACCATGGCCGACCTCGCGGATCTCGACCGGCCGGGCTTGGAACAGGTCGGTCGAGCGCTCTATCTGAAGCGGGGGTCTGCCGCATGA
- a CDS encoding YraN family protein, producing the protein MAAKDELGRAGEQHAARYLEDRGYEILARNWRCSHGEIDIVAVARGWLCVVEVKTRSSAAFGHPLDAIDSRKLGRLWQLAYAWVAAHPERARGLALRVEAVSIIGADPAAGEIEHLVDIS; encoded by the coding sequence ATGGCAGCGAAAGACGAACTCGGCAGGGCAGGCGAACAGCATGCCGCACGATACCTCGAGGACCGCGGATACGAGATCCTCGCCCGGAACTGGCGGTGCTCCCACGGGGAGATCGACATCGTCGCGGTGGCGCGGGGGTGGCTCTGCGTCGTCGAGGTGAAGACGCGGTCCTCGGCCGCCTTCGGTCACCCTCTGGACGCGATCGACTCCCGCAAGCTCGGACGGCTGTGGCAGCTGGCGTACGCCTGGGTCGCCGCACACCCCGAGCGTGCCCGCGGGCTCGCTCTTCGCGTCGAGGCCGTCTCGATCATCGGAGCCGACCCCGCCGCGGGTGAGATCGAGCATCTGGTGGACATCTCGTGA